GTTGCACTGCGATTACTAGTatactgattatgaaaaaaaaagacaaataccaACAGACTTTTTTGGTGCTGTAGGGTGTTGGCAAATGATGCCTTATTATGTTATTACAACTCCTGTGATAAGACATATAGCAATAAGGAACACAGAAACATAAAAGCTTtgctcactctttttttttcttttttcaggcaCCCACAGTATTTTGACAGTTCATAAACTATGAGCTATGTCTGCCTATAGTTGTTGTCGTTCATTTCCTTTCGTGATGCACAACTGCTGAGATGTGTAGATCCCAAGGAAACAACCAGTATACGATTCGGCACTCCAATATTTCAGAAGTTTACTGTTCTGGATATTAGGCAGTCGTACTGCCTGCCAATGTGACGAGGTATCTCGAAATCGATGCAGCTATAATGGCAGCATAGCATATTTGAATAACATTTACGGAGCAATAAATGCACTTCTAATGTTACTCTAGCAACCAGAACATAGACCAACCTTTCCTTTGAGTAGAACTGTCTGCAATACGTATCGCCACAACTAGAAGATTTGCATGAATGCATGGTTATAAGTTGGCATATAGCTGCGCAAAGATCTTGCGACATAGAGACactgttctctcttttttctttcttgcactgCTGACTGAATTTAGGATGGTGTAAAGTCCAATGATTGTTGCAATGAATTCTACCAATACCTGAGAAAATTTTGCCCCACAGCTTCGTTAGGCCCTCGTAAAACTATTCAACAGCATTTGCCATTCTAAATGCCGCATCGACaggttttgcaaaaaaaaaaaaaaaaaaaagacgaggaaTATTTTATAGAGGCAATGACTTTGGTATCTAGGACAGTTTGAAGCATGCATTCTCACTGTTCCAGCATATGAGAGTAAAAACAGGGAAATTGCATGAACCAGGAATACGATCGACCAGGTTCTAATGTATGCGGCTACCTACAAAGTTAAGAAAGTTCGAATAAATTAGCCACCAGTAAAGACATTACAAGAAGATAAACATGCTCCCATATCCCTGTACCTGTGTACAGCCGGGTCCCAAAGTCTAGCCTGAAATTCTAAAAATGCAATCCCTGCAAACAAACTAGCCGACTCTTGTCATGGTACTTGTGCAACAATTGTGCACCAACCTATTGCACTTTTATACGTCTCACGTAAGTCATTCGCACCAGCAACACCGGTCTACACGAAAGCTAAACAAATTGCTTTCGTTTTGCAACGCTGCAACTTTTCGCAAAAAGGAGCATTTGCTCCTATAAAGAGCAAGAAAACTTGCCACCAATAACAATACGTTAGCCAAAGCAGACTGCAAATAACACGCTTGTGCTATGTTTGCGTGAGCAACGATACTGTCGCGCAGCCCCCCGTTCGCAACACCAATGGCTCGCATTGACGCTTGCGACATAAAAACAGCTTACAAGCTGCTACAGTGAAGGTATGCACTTTGCTGCAAAGTAACAGTGCCGACTACAGTGAATGGTAACACACTACGGGCACCAGTGAAGCAGTAGGATGTTGGTCATTATGTTCACCTTGCTGAAAAGGCACCAGTGTAATGTTATTTTTTCTTCCTGCGCTCAATTTTTGGAGCTGTGGTGATTACAGAAGTTGCTGTCTGTACCAAACAGTTGCAAAACAAGTTCATTTCTTCATTTCCAGAGTACAATCGTTGGCAGGCAGAGCTCCCACTTGACATGGCTCATCTGCGCTATGTGCATTCTGGTTTAGCATTGGCTGTCAACATTCACATTATATAAGTGTTTTGTTCAGGTGACAGGCAGCGATTTTCCACACAGTTCCCAGCCCAACCAACTAGGTTGGCACTCTTTCAGCACTGCCACTGTTGTCAATGCATATAAATGGGCGAAACACGTTTACAATGCAGAAACGTATGACTATGCAAATGAGGGCCTCTGAAACACCAGCAGTGTGCTTCCTCAAACACATTTTCGGCTGTGCAGTGATAGAATACCAACCACCCGTGTCACTGTCGGGCGGCTAGCCCAAGACCAAGCACATATTCACAACTGCAGCCAGGAAAAACACCATCTCGCCGTGCAGGCCAAAGTCGGTCTTCAGCCCGCAGGCGCACCATCACTGCAGCGTCCGGCATTTTTGAGATTCACTGCGGGTGCACTCCCTTGGTGATGCTGCCTTTTGTCCAACCTTGGTCCGGATGCGATGGTGGTGACACTGGACGGCTTTTAGTCTGGTCGATGAATGGCCAGCTTAGGGATGAACTCGATAAGAAGCACCTAGGAAATGAGAACAGAACTTTTCCATAAAGTATTTGAGAGACAGACTGTTTAAAGAGACACTGAggaaagaaaaattatttttcttgtaATAGTAAATTGCTCCTCCCTGAATGCATATCACCAAGCTTGCAAGGATCACATGTTTGGTAAGAGAGAATACACGAAAAAATAAAACGCAGCTGGCGACACAATTTTCAACTTCCcacaccaaacaccatgacgtcacagattATGATGGCGTCTATGAGGTACTACGTATTTtccaatcaataaaaatgaaacacGTGGTCCTCTGGGGGAGAGGGGGGGAGGCATCAATTTACTGCTCACTTGACATACTTGAAATACCAAGTTTCAAGAAATTTCGTTGATACAATGTCGCCAAAGTACAAAGAGTACACTttgaaatctgtgacgtcatgcgcaGAAATTTCGGCACTAAACTCTAAAATTAAACTTGGaccttgagtttctagttttaataAAGCTCCCATGGTGACAGTAATGCAATTACAGTTCTCGGAGTGTTTTTCATCAATCCGAGTGGACTGATTGTTTCACATAAGTGCCTCTTCAAAAAGGTGTTGTAGTTTCATGCGCTAAACTTGGTTTAAGAGACATGCTGTAACAGAGAAATGATAAGCATCACTAAATGTTTGAGGTGTTCCCTGATATGCGGCTAACTTTTAACACATGAGTGTTTTTGCATTATGCCCTCACTGAACTGTGGCTGTCACAACCTGGACTGAACCAACAACATTAAGCTCAACTGGGCATCACCATAGCCACTAAACTGATCTCTTGCATTTCCCAGAGCGAGCAGACACCAGCTATGTGAGCACGGGCTTAAGGAAGGGTGTAAAAGCTACAAACAGATTATTTTGCAACAAGAAAGCATAGATGAATGCGAGTATGCAGCGAGTCTGTTTGACTGCAAATGCGGACATTGCAACATAAATGCAGCAGAGAAGCAGACAAATTTGGCAAGTGCTGCATTGTGCCCCGGGAGGCTACTTTAGACTATACCGCGCAGAAAGCAATTACCTATATTATACAAAATTCTTTATTGCTGAACCCAAAGTTATAAGAAGTTCCAACATGTACAATTTAATTGCTTTAACTTCTTATACAGCAAGTGAGCAGCCAGAAAAGTAATTCAAATTCTTGAAATATTCGAAAATCTGCAAATCGAAAACAATCTCAAATTTTTTTTAGCATGACTGCATCTTGTAGCTAACAGAAGCAGGCCACATGTCGCGAATGAAAAATTGTTTGGTCAGAAGATTGGAACATGTTCTAAGTCCCATTGCTGCAGTGATTTTACTATTACAACACCCACTGCTATCATCTGTGCCAGGCGTCTCAGCGCTTACCGAAAAGAAAGTAACATAGAGAGAAGCCTCCTAAACACAACTTGTGCACTAAATGAGTGTGAAATCCTGTTGTCCAAACTGCTCCCATTGAAGCAGCGCCTATAGCTCGATAAGTCAACTGACCATAAGTCTAACAAAATGAGCAGCATAATATAGACTGGTGGTATAAGACATCTCTCTATACACACAACACAATAATTTCATTCATACATATATTCATGGTGAGAAATATTACTCACATATTCCATCATGCTGTTGGAGTCACACCTTTGTTTTCCAAGCTTCCAGTGCAGTCCAAGCTGCCAAGAACATTGCATgaacatcttttctttttttatataccaTTTAACAGCATAGCTCTTGAAAACGGCCACAAAACATCGGAACACTGCCTAGCATCCACCCTATCTGATAAATATATTCCACATACTTGTACAGCTGTCGAAACTTTCGTGGACATGGCTACCAGGTGCTCAAGTGATGCTTACACTACAAATATTGAAGTTGACATGAAGTAAAACCACCTTTcttagagggacactaaagacaaATAACAATTCATGTCAGATTGAAAGCttaatgtatgacatctaaaacggcaatattatcGACAGCAGTGCTCCACTTAGTGAGAAACTAAGCTGAATGTATCAAGCTATGTATGCCACGAGTGGGACATTTCGGACATGATCCCAATGACGTGAGAGCATCcgactacaattaatcactagtaatcaaactagctgcaataaaaaagaaccttccgtgcatcaagagacctAATAAAATAGTGCTTGTCTGCTTATGTTTGATTTATAGACAACAGAACCACCTGGCGTTACTGAAAAGAATGGCGCGAGTGATTGAGAAGTTTCGTTTTCGCCTGCTTAGGTTAGGCTGGATATGTGGTGCCATCTAGTAGTGCCCACTTAAACGAACCAAGCAGAAAATTGTTAAATAGCCATTGCTGCTTTTTTGACTTCCGTTACTTTCATTCTGCTGATACTAGTGTCAAAGGCCGCACAGTAAGGGTGGGCAATGTTGGGCACGGCAACAGTGATGTCAAAAAGACCACTTTCAAGCGAATAATTAGAAGTGCTCTAACGCGATGTGAACCACTagataagcacttccttggcgcAAAATAttactacgaggtttctggactgctattttaacaatcaatgtcgacttattatttgcctttagtgccTCTTTAAGGAGCTAAATAGTGAAACAATTTCCCTGTTGAGGAAATACATTTAAGGCTGCTTTTTTTGTGGATTTTTATTGATTTTACACCTTACAGCTGAAAAAACACAGCCAGAGTTCTCTTTGCACCATGAAACCTGATTTAACTGATTGGCATACTAACAACTAAGCCACTGAATAAGAAACCGACAAGAAAAATAGTACTCTTAAAATGATTAGATAATTGCTCGATACAAGTAAAAGTGAATATTTTTTAACATTTtaatagtttatttttttatgatTGCAATTATTGTGTGATATACAGAGTGATAAAGCAAAATTGTAGTCACAGTGTCTGAAAAGCATAGAGCAATGTTATCCATGAACCAATCAACCCACCCTGAACAAGCCACTGTTGCACAAATAAAAAACTGGCATAAAGGAAAAGACCCATTTATGATAGTTTCTTCTCCTTAGGAGTGCAAGGTACAGTGCCAAAAAACACAAACGAGCCCGTATTGAACTTGCATACTCACTGTGCTACATTTCACAAGGATATTTAGAAATAAGTCCTTCTTTAGTACCAGCAGTACTACCGGTTTAATAACGTTACCTGTTTTTCTTCCATTCTTACAAAATTTCAGTTCAATACATAGAtgttgcaacacacacacacactaatatAAAGATTTAATGCTCTTGCAAATAAGAGCGGCTTGTGATCTCACCTTGTGATAAAGATGGCTATTCTCCCAATCCAAGACCTTCTCTATTGAGTGTCGTGTCTGTTGCAGTGAAAAGAGTGGTGAAGTAAGTTAGATACAGTCTTGCATAATCAATGCACATGGCGTCAAACTTGTAAGATTTccttttatcttttttatttgtttttatacaTGAAAATAACACAAGACACTGTGCTTTGCTTCAATGTGCATATACTTTTGCAtatctctttttttgtgtgtgtgcataggTTTAGCTATTTGTATAGAGTGGGACAAGAAAGTACGTTTTAGGTCACGTTTCAGGTGTGGTACCACAATTTTTCCTCTAGAGAGGCAGCCCAGCGACTGCAAGCCATTCACTGGGTACGACAATGAACATGCCAGCTACAGCAACTAAGGATCTGATAGTGCCTGTTTTAATGTGACCCTTAAAATTTATAACAAGAATGACTCGACTTGATTGAGTGAATTAACAAATACTTGGACAAATGCAATGCAACTTCGACAAAGACACAGACAAAAAGGTCGTCTCTATTTACCTGTGTCTTCTCCTCTCATCTAAGTCGCACAGTATTCATCCGATCATAACTAAAAACTTTTTTTGTCACCAtttcactaagaaaaaaaaatcacccctCTAACATTTCCAGTTAATGAAATTTCTTTTTAGTTTGCTTTCTTCCCCTTTCCTACTACCACCTAATTTATGGCCTTATTGTGGCTTGAGCCACCCCACCAGGAACCAAGCAACCAGCCCATGTAAACAAAACAGAGCGGTTAACCTTCAAACTAATGACCTCAGATCAGTGTCTTAGACGTGCTCCAATAAAAGCCCTTTGCAAAATCTGATATCTGCGTGCATCTCAGGATATCACTTCCTTTTTCTGTTATTGTCAACATATTCATCAATGAATCCACAAGGGTTGCTTGGAGTTGACCATAACATGCTGGGAGGAACAACCCTTACTATGTTACATGGAGGTGTTCTTGACTTGATAATTAGTGAGTGCTAATTAGTGAGGTCGATACACATTCCTTGCATTGATCTCAAACATCTGAACATGTTGATACACAAGTTCAGACTTGTGAAGCTTGTAGATTTTGTCcacttccattttttttcttttacactaGGAATGTGCTGGTGGGTTCGGTGTGCCGACATCGTCAAGAGTGCCACAACGTTGCCGATCACTGCTTTTTCGGGTAACTGAATGCATTCCGCTGAGTGGATACATCCACTAGGTTGATACATCAAGAGCAGCTCCCCCACTCAATGCAAAATGTGAGGAGGTGGTCTCATCTAGAGAGCTCTGGGATAGTGATTACGGTGATATGTTTCGTGAAATAAACGCAATCTCGACAAATCCCTGCAAATAACCAGCAATGGGTGCTCTAGAATGACTTTCATGTCAGTAACACTGCACATAGCAGTCAGAGTTATTAAAAATACCTTCTTGTACCGGCTTGCTTGGAATCGTCTCCAAGCAATAATTATAATATGTGGGTTTTTAAGCccgaaaatcacgatatgattatgagagacgccgtagagaaaGGCTCAgaagattttgaccatttggtgttctttcacatgcgctgacatcgcacagtacaagggtctctaccatttcacctccataaaATAcgactgccacagccgggatcgaacccgtgaccttagggtcagtagccgagcatcCCAGCCACTGACCCACCGAGGCGGACTCCCTTCAGGCAGTGTACTAGCATGATATTGCTAAAATAGTGCCCTGAATATGCATATTTCAAGTTAAAGCAAACACAAGTGACGTGCAATGGTGTTTTCACAGATCACGAGGCAACGGTTAAGTCAGGCTTTGTGTCAAAGAAACTAGACTTGGGAAGTTGTCTGATCAACGTGACTGTGACACAGCTGTGATGCAAGGCCACAAGCTCACCCTTTTGCTGAGGCAGACGACGGGCCAGAGGGAACAGCCGAGAGTGCAGCAGCAACAAAGGCACCCACAAAAGAGCCACTTCACGTTCACTGGCAATGTTTTGCGCAGCACACTGTTTATGCGCATAATGGTTGCCTTGAACTCTTCAGGTGCCACCTGTTCACATGTGAAAAAACATGCAAAAAATGAAACGTCAAAGCAGTAAAAAATAATTAAGCAGGTTTGACATGCTGAATGTTTATGATTACTTACAAAGATAGACTGTACTGGGTGGAAACAGATTAACATAGTGCAACTGACGCTGTCTAGGGCATACCTGAATCTGCAGAAACTCTCCAGAGGACAACAGTGTGCACTGATGCACGAAAGTGCTCAGTTTATTCGTTCAAGTAATTAAAGTTAAGCGGCTCTTTCCCAGGCACTTCTTACCACAAAAAGCTATGCAAAGTTGAGACGTGCAGCTGAATTGAATGCAAGTTTACACTTGCCACAAATGCTGCTTTTAGCACCTAATGTGTTCAATTCTGGAATGCTGATGAGCTGGAACCAGGCCTACACAAACTCTCTAAATAGTAAAGGCAAGCTGTCAAGCTTCATACAGGATGTGAAAAGTTATAATTACATGTTATATAGTTAATGAAAAACCAGTACATAACGCAGCCGAATGAAGTTGACCAGCTGTGCGCTTCTTAACCCATTGGCTTCTGCAGCCGGCGATATGCCGGATGGATTGGCGAGGCCAAAAGTGCTTTGACCGGAAAATCGCCAGCCACCTAGCAAATGTTTATTTTTGATATGTTTCATAGATCGCAGCACCGTGTTTTGTGTTTGCTTTACGCTTGGTATATTATCCGCTAGATGGAAATAGCTGTCCACGTTTTTTAGCTGTTTGTaagtttgcgttttttttttctttaacaggCGAATGGTGCACCATCCTGGCTTTTTCGAAACATAGCGTAGCGTGATAAATACGGAAGCAACCCACCTGTCGTGGCCACACCAATGCGCCTACAAGCTGCCAAATGGGCTCACTTCCCTCGCCACATCCTGGCGAACAAAGTCAAGCAGAATCCATCAAGACTTTGCTTAGTTTGTAAGGCACTGGGCAGAAAGTCTCAGAGCCGATGGGAGCGTGAAAAATGTTAAGTTGCTCTTCACATGCCCATGTACtttaaatttttttatccacAAAAATCATACTGAAGCACCTGATGCAGTCAAGCATTGTTAAGCGAGTAAAACAGATGTTGTTCAATGTGTTGGTTACGGATTTTATTCCGTTTTATGTGCACCTATccatgccccccctccccccagggCGTGAAAACTTTCGGATAAAATACCAGGCAGGAATGGCCGCAGAGAGCGTGTGGAAGCCAATGGGTTAAAAAAGATCAAATGCTACATAACGGCAGCTGGCACAAAAACAGTGCACCACATTCACCATCACGGCTGCGAGCAGCGCTGTCTAGGGTTTGCTTTCACATAAGCACACCATAAAGTGGATGACGAAATAACTGCCGCTGTAACTTAATTGGCAAAAGCATCGGGTGCATAATCCTAAAGTTGCAGGCTTGGTCCTTGTCGGTAGCAAGTTGTCTCTCCATACACCCTACATTGCTCACATCTTGACCACAATTACTGTAATGCACATAAAAAAGAGCATTTAATGTGCCCTTTAGTTTCGTTGACTTCATAATCTGCTGCTTCTACTTAAAGTTGTGTAAAACAATGAAACGTGGTCTCAAAATTATCCTCCTTCACACATGTTAAATGAAAGCACAAGCAGACTTACTCTCAGaactctctttttcttttaattAGCGTGTTATGCCACTGCATTTAATCACTGGTCTACACAATGACGCAGGCACAACCTCCCATTTTGTTTTTAATCAAAACATGCAAGCATCGACTGTCAAGTCTGTAAGCAACTGTTCCTGGTGTCCTGGAGTCCATTTCTCAGAACAGCCTAGCTGAAGTCAGCTGCATAGGACTTTTTATTGCAGGCATGCATTTGTCGCTGTACTCTCTTAAACGCCACTTATCCAGTGAGCGGCCGATGGTCAAGCGTTTATGCTAAAAAAAATGGGCAGCTACACATCTTGTTTGAAAGGAAAGAACTTTATGTGCATGTGCAGGAGCTTCAAAAGTAAAATGCAACACACAAGCTGTGGACAAGCTACGCAAAAGTGCAGTGTGTTCCTTCAGGGAAGTGGTTCTTTATTTTCATACGGAAACGTGCCAGAAGTTAGCACCACCATTTCCacataaaaaaaattgggggacccttaagcttcgcctttaagagttgaacgcgttagcataatctggcccctagtgcgcccttcaaccgctaagtgcacacGTATTAatgtgttttgttacacacacaaacacatgcatgcACGCATGACATATTTATAGTAATGCAGAGACTGTGCAGTATGGCCACTTCCCTCAGcataatgcctcacagatggcagcacattatatagcatttgcttgatcaacgtctcCACTACACCtttggaaaggcatgatatgttttcccctagatggacatagttgtccatttttagagctgtttgaaagttcctgtgttttttagcggcgatggctgcactattccAGCCTTTTTCGacatagtttgatggcctcccaaatgcacctacagattgccgaatgggctcgttttcgtcgtgacacctgttaaACGAAATGCGTTGAAGGCCAACTCCTgtgatttttcgaggtcagtggatctcaatgaaattctctgggtacgttcatttgcacgtttgcgcCATTCATGCCGAATTGCCGACTTGGAAGTTTCGCAGATTCATTTCAAAttaattttatagcttgcctcgaaaagctcaccttGCTTTCCAGAATTAATAGCAACATTGTatgtgtgacgttgagttttgcctggcggaagtgacgaactgatgtgccactgcagcgtctgcttgtctgctatggattgtgtgggttcggccggcgcttccttggttgagcgtgcgatTCCTTTTCGGTGTTGGTGGGCGTGCGATAGGTGCCAAGTGCtgttgcgttgtgagccacacaTGATGCGCCCTATATTCACCATAGCAGCGTAAGCGTTTTAGCTGGTCGCCACAGACGGCGtcgacaggtagtgccatctggcgggcatTGTGTGCAACCAGGCAAGTTCCGGCAGCGTCAGGCAAATCTTTACATCACACAGACGCGCACTCGGTTGGGTTTCGGTATTGCGGTTTTTTGGTAATTAAAAAATATTTTGGaatttttttagcatttcagGTATCGGGCACGTGAGAAGAGTGTCTaaggaacataaaagcaccattattCTGACATGGTCAAACaatcgccggagttggctttAAAGGAAActcatttatgtagtgttttttcctgaagcagctgcaagtaatatcgtggctctgtggtaggacATTTGCTTACCATGCAAACGGCGGGGGTTCGATCCTGAATGAgaccaaaaattttattttttatttaattgcTTCTTACTcaattttttcgctcacaaccaatggtgccGACGCCGACAGCACAATGTCTGCGACACGAGTTCTCtaccgctatcgcgttaaaataatGAACCACTTTGGCGATGGAGCGCGCTAGCATTCTTCACCTGTGCGCAGTTTAGCCGCAGCTTGCGTGGTTCGTTTTACTTTCGAGGCACCTGTACATACAAGTATGTGCCTACATCACTTTATCGGTTACACGATGGCACCACTTTTTCATTCAAATAAGAGAGTGAGCCAACACTAGTCACATTTTCTGGTGTCCAGATGAAAGTTCCATTTCCTGCTGGATTACTGAACGTTTACAGCGGGAAAGATTACACTGGTTTGATAATTCAGCTATACAGCACTaggtgagtgagaatttattagaaggcagagaggtcggcctgagctagttcgctctagcctgctactctatgCAAGGAataaaggaaggaggaaggaagaaggatgatgatggggacaagtatgtacagtagccacttagcatagcacCCTAGTCTAGTATCTAGCCCAGTGCACTTGCTAAAGTCTAAAACAgtctttgtagcagtttttgactcTGGTCATTCATTGCTGACATGAGGCTTTCACTAAATTCAGCACAAGGTCTAGGAATATCC
The nucleotide sequence above comes from Rhipicephalus microplus isolate Deutch F79 chromosome 2, USDA_Rmic, whole genome shotgun sequence. Encoded proteins:
- the LOC119169963 gene encoding cysteine-rich hydrophobic domain-containing protein 2 translates to MAASPESNMADFDAIYEEDDDEERANEDSLVSLVPEPVVIRGAGNMTVFGLSNKFDTEFPPTLSAKVAPEEFKATIMRINSVLRKTLPVNVKWLFCGCLCCCCTLGCSLWPVVCLSKRTRHSIEKVLDWENSHLYHKLGLHWKLGKQRCDSNSMMEYVLLIEFIPKLAIHRPD